The Apium graveolens cultivar Ventura chromosome 11, ASM990537v1, whole genome shotgun sequence genome has a window encoding:
- the LOC141695437 gene encoding uncharacterized protein LOC141695437, which translates to MARLQQTQRKRVGSVPRLPADVVAAIAAEAPEMEDPEMFEREHDEALLDVEDQEEPEMEEDEEDPPEEPETEVIAVSDEEDPSEESETEVIAIPDEEDPDEVPVAEERVGSMVVYAGIPLPTLPVVRAPTPPPLSWIPDDDSSETHTSEPRQTEENSQ; encoded by the exons atggccagactccagcagacccagcgcaagcgcgtgggaagcgtcccgcgtcttcccgctgatgttgtagctgctatagctgcagag gcgcctgagatggaggaccccgagatgttcgagcgtgagcatgatgaggcattgctagatgttgaggatcaggaggagcctgagatggaggaggatgaggaggaccccccagaggagcctgagacggaggtcattgctgtttcagatgaggaggacccctcagaggagtcagagacagaggttattgctattccagatgaggaggacccggatgaggtcccagtagctgaggagcgtgttggatctatggtagtgtatgctggtatccctttacccacacttccggtggtcagagcccctacccctccaccactatcttggattcctgatgatgacagctcagagacccatacttccgagcctaggcagaccgaggag